A DNA window from Ipomoea triloba cultivar NCNSP0323 chromosome 10, ASM357664v1 contains the following coding sequences:
- the LOC116032757 gene encoding probable Ufm1-specific protease isoform X1, whose amino-acid sequence MDGKDPNSSVRILCRRLQIIKNETGLQWLIGSPFFPSLTIASTFRCIHTVNSNPLSLDFSKESDDLRTLIPKGFEVIGAMVVGKDCDFNQFAGDAIDATSKLRKILYNSDNRDLIGAVVDLNRGGDAQFIVMRAAGKLENISMAVYEEEPEKYVWERGCLLRCELPIKLPLYYPLHNPKAVDDIYTSATDAVASALRDPQLTFIIEALNRTEAGAPPVILHDLELNLHGQLADSTNSELSKSFDTKSLLCSTFFGTSADIKAFSSIEESVDKIQVSILHNRSRNSLKPVSPVAEYCPASEEAKVLVLDLKLEVLCYAAKDFTLRCAVSKLVIPALVDQLHSVKNKISHDLLVGYPELHPYHFAPLGLLHPITVLYELNYGETEMNQVEVRRSLHLRLGLPFDRPLLRIANAINLVATKDAKRNTTRRGPSLLKDVHIGIPSSGVSGGSTSLIQGSYEYFHYLQDGFDDSGWGCAYRSLQTIISWFRLQNYTTVDVPSHREIQQVLVEIGDKDPSFIGSRDWIGAIELSFVLDKLLGVSCKVINVRSGSELPEKCRELALHFENQGTPIMIGGGVLAYTLLGVDYNDVSGDCAFLILDPHYTGSDDLKKIANGGWCGWKKAVDSKGKHFFLHDKFYNLLLPQRPNMV is encoded by the exons ATGGATGGTAAAGACCCGAATTCGAGTGTTCGTATACTTTGCCGGAGGCTCCAGATAATCAAGAATGAAACCGGCCTTCAATGGCTTATTGGATCCCCGTTCTTCCCTTCTCTTACTATTGCCTCTACCTTCCGTTGCATCCATACCGTCAACTCCAATCCTTTATCTCTAGACTTTTCTAAGGAATCAG ATGATTTAAGGACGTTGATACCAAAGGGCTTTGAAGTAATTGGAGCCATGGTAGTGGGAAAGGACTGTGATTTTAATCAATTTGCGGGGGATGCCATTGACGCGACTAGTAAATTGAGGAAGATATTATACAATTCCGACAATCGAGATTTGATTGGAGCTGTGGTGGATTTGAATCGCGGTGGTGATGCCCAGTTTATCGTGATGAGGGCGGCTGGGAAGTTGGAGAACATTAGTATGGCTGTGTACGAAGAGGAGCCGGAGAAGTATGTTTGGGAAAGAGGCTGTTTGCTCCGGTGTGAGCTCCCAATTAAGCTGCCATTGTATTATCCTCTACATAATCCCAAAG CTGTAGATGATATATATACGAGTGCAACTGATGCTGTTGCTTCTGCACTTAGAGATCCACAACTGACATTCATTATTGAAGCATTAAACAGAACTGAAGCTGGTGCACCACCTGTCATCCTACATGACTTGGAATTGAACCTCCATGGACAACTAGCTGATTCTACTAACAGTGAACTTAGTAAAAGTTTTGATACAAAATCATTGTTATGTTCAACCTTCTTTGGAACTAGTGCAGATATCAAAGCGTTTAGTTCTATAGAAGAG AGTGTAGATAAAATTCAAGTAAGCATTTTACATAATAGATCAAGGAATTCTCTCAAACCTGTTTCACCTGTTGCTGAATATTGTCCAG CTTCAGAAGAAGCTAAGGTTTTGGTTTTAGATCTTAAACTTGAAGTGCTCTGTTATGCTGCAAAGGATTTTACGTTAAGATGTGCTGTGTCAAAATTAGTCATTCCTGCTTTAGTTGACCAACTACATTCAGTAAAGAACAAAATCTCCCATGATCTCTTGGTGGGGTATCCAGAA CTACATCCTTATCACTTTGCCCCTTTAGGACTCTTGCATCCTATCACAGTTCTATATGAACTCAATTATGGAGAAACAGAAATGAATCAAG TTGAAGTAAGAAGATCCCTTCATTTGAGGCTTGGTTTGCCTTTTGATCGTCCTCTTCTAAGAATTGCAAATGCTATAAATCTAGTAGCAACAAAGGATGCAAAGAGAAACACTACACGCAGgg GTCCCTCTTTGCTCAAGGATGTACATATAGGAATTCCAAGTAGTGGAG TTTCTGGAGGCAGTACCTCATTAATCCAAGGTTCTTACGAGTATTTCCACTACCTCCAAGATGGATTTGATGATTCG GGATGGGGTTGTGCTTATCGTTCTTTACAGACCATCATTTCATGGTTCAGACTGCAAAATTATACTACAGTTGATGTTCCTTCTCACAG GGAAATACAACAGGTACTTGTGGAGATTGGAGATAAGGATCCTTCATTCATAGGGTCACGCGATTGGATAGGAGCCATTGAGCTTAGCTTTGTTTTGGACAAACTTCTTGGT GTTAGCTGTAAAGTCATAAATGTAAGATCAGGGTCAGAGCTTCCTGAAAAGTGTCGAGAGCTAGCATTGCACTTCGAGAATCAAGGGACACCTATCATGATTG GTGGTGGTGTTCTTGCATATACACTCTTGGGTGTAGATTATAATGATGTTAGTGGTGATTGTGCATTTCTTATACTGGATCCTCACTACACGGGCAGCGATGATCTCAAGAAAATAGCTAATGGTGGATGGTGTGGGTGGAAGAAAGCTGTGGATAGCAAGGGAAAGCATTTCTTCTTGCATGATAAGTTCTATAATCTCTTGCTTCCGCAGAGGCCTAACATGGTATAG
- the LOC116032757 gene encoding probable Ufm1-specific protease isoform X2: MVVGKDCDFNQFAGDAIDATSKLRKILYNSDNRDLIGAVVDLNRGGDAQFIVMRAAGKLENISMAVYEEEPEKYVWERGCLLRCELPIKLPLYYPLHNPKAVDDIYTSATDAVASALRDPQLTFIIEALNRTEAGAPPVILHDLELNLHGQLADSTNSELSKSFDTKSLLCSTFFGTSADIKAFSSIEESVDKIQVSILHNRSRNSLKPVSPVAEYCPASEEAKVLVLDLKLEVLCYAAKDFTLRCAVSKLVIPALVDQLHSVKNKISHDLLVGYPELHPYHFAPLGLLHPITVLYELNYGETEMNQVEVRRSLHLRLGLPFDRPLLRIANAINLVATKDAKRNTTRRGPSLLKDVHIGIPSSGVSGGSTSLIQGSYEYFHYLQDGFDDSGWGCAYRSLQTIISWFRLQNYTTVDVPSHREIQQVLVEIGDKDPSFIGSRDWIGAIELSFVLDKLLGVSCKVINVRSGSELPEKCRELALHFENQGTPIMIGGGVLAYTLLGVDYNDVSGDCAFLILDPHYTGSDDLKKIANGGWCGWKKAVDSKGKHFFLHDKFYNLLLPQRPNMV; encoded by the exons ATGGTAGTGGGAAAGGACTGTGATTTTAATCAATTTGCGGGGGATGCCATTGACGCGACTAGTAAATTGAGGAAGATATTATACAATTCCGACAATCGAGATTTGATTGGAGCTGTGGTGGATTTGAATCGCGGTGGTGATGCCCAGTTTATCGTGATGAGGGCGGCTGGGAAGTTGGAGAACATTAGTATGGCTGTGTACGAAGAGGAGCCGGAGAAGTATGTTTGGGAAAGAGGCTGTTTGCTCCGGTGTGAGCTCCCAATTAAGCTGCCATTGTATTATCCTCTACATAATCCCAAAG CTGTAGATGATATATATACGAGTGCAACTGATGCTGTTGCTTCTGCACTTAGAGATCCACAACTGACATTCATTATTGAAGCATTAAACAGAACTGAAGCTGGTGCACCACCTGTCATCCTACATGACTTGGAATTGAACCTCCATGGACAACTAGCTGATTCTACTAACAGTGAACTTAGTAAAAGTTTTGATACAAAATCATTGTTATGTTCAACCTTCTTTGGAACTAGTGCAGATATCAAAGCGTTTAGTTCTATAGAAGAG AGTGTAGATAAAATTCAAGTAAGCATTTTACATAATAGATCAAGGAATTCTCTCAAACCTGTTTCACCTGTTGCTGAATATTGTCCAG CTTCAGAAGAAGCTAAGGTTTTGGTTTTAGATCTTAAACTTGAAGTGCTCTGTTATGCTGCAAAGGATTTTACGTTAAGATGTGCTGTGTCAAAATTAGTCATTCCTGCTTTAGTTGACCAACTACATTCAGTAAAGAACAAAATCTCCCATGATCTCTTGGTGGGGTATCCAGAA CTACATCCTTATCACTTTGCCCCTTTAGGACTCTTGCATCCTATCACAGTTCTATATGAACTCAATTATGGAGAAACAGAAATGAATCAAG TTGAAGTAAGAAGATCCCTTCATTTGAGGCTTGGTTTGCCTTTTGATCGTCCTCTTCTAAGAATTGCAAATGCTATAAATCTAGTAGCAACAAAGGATGCAAAGAGAAACACTACACGCAGgg GTCCCTCTTTGCTCAAGGATGTACATATAGGAATTCCAAGTAGTGGAG TTTCTGGAGGCAGTACCTCATTAATCCAAGGTTCTTACGAGTATTTCCACTACCTCCAAGATGGATTTGATGATTCG GGATGGGGTTGTGCTTATCGTTCTTTACAGACCATCATTTCATGGTTCAGACTGCAAAATTATACTACAGTTGATGTTCCTTCTCACAG GGAAATACAACAGGTACTTGTGGAGATTGGAGATAAGGATCCTTCATTCATAGGGTCACGCGATTGGATAGGAGCCATTGAGCTTAGCTTTGTTTTGGACAAACTTCTTGGT GTTAGCTGTAAAGTCATAAATGTAAGATCAGGGTCAGAGCTTCCTGAAAAGTGTCGAGAGCTAGCATTGCACTTCGAGAATCAAGGGACACCTATCATGATTG GTGGTGGTGTTCTTGCATATACACTCTTGGGTGTAGATTATAATGATGTTAGTGGTGATTGTGCATTTCTTATACTGGATCCTCACTACACGGGCAGCGATGATCTCAAGAAAATAGCTAATGGTGGATGGTGTGGGTGGAAGAAAGCTGTGGATAGCAAGGGAAAGCATTTCTTCTTGCATGATAAGTTCTATAATCTCTTGCTTCCGCAGAGGCCTAACATGGTATAG
- the LOC116032123 gene encoding pentatricopeptide repeat-containing protein At3g24000, mitochondrial: MVKYAQNLAFANSIISSTATIPTKIGALFTRFLITSLAETSSSAVYSSESEIRSGVQVDHKCFTSSLDVIDDKDLLRKAPNGELLVLELIDRGAMEPDATLYHKLIKKCAERKRLKEGRVVHKHFVRSRFNHYVVPYNTLINMYSKCDSMQEAQLVFNEMPERDMVSWATLITGYSQNERAVQALAMFHEMLRAGFMPNEFTFGSVLKSAGAAPTDSMIGRQIHGVCLKCGYEENVYAGSALVDMYARCGQMDEAMFVFQAMRSKNEVSWNALIAGHARKGEAENAVNLFSGMKRDAFYPTHYTFSSIFTACACTGALEQGKWVHGHMIKSGLELIAFVGNTLLNMYAKSGSINDAKKVFYRLVKKNIVSWNSMLTACAQHGLGMETVELFEEMLIEGLEPNEVTFLCVLTACSHSGLLDKGMHYFELMKKMKVECDISHYVTIVDLLGRAGQLDRAQSFIKDMPIEPTAAIWKALLGACRKHKNMELGIFAAERVFELDPYDSGPHILLSNIYATAGRLSDAAKVRKAMNDSGVKKEPACSWLELENAVHVFVANDESHPHREEIRKMWKKMTEKIKEIGYVPDTSHALWFMDQQEREERLQEHSEKLALAFGLLNTPAGSTIRIKKNIRVCSDCHTAFKFVSKVVDREIILRDTNRFHHFCNGSCSCGDYW; the protein is encoded by the coding sequence ATGGTGAAGTATGCACAAAATCTTGCTTTTGCCAATTCAATCATCTCTTCAACTGCAACAATCCCCACAAAAATTGGTGCTCTCTTTACGCGTTTCTTGATCACATCATTAGCAGAGACCTCATCTTCTGCGGTGTATTCCTCAGAATCAGAAATCAGATCAGGTGTACAAGTTGATCATAAATGTTTCACTTCATCTCTTGATGTTATTGACGACAAGGACCTTCTTAGAAAGGCTCCTAATGGGGAGCTTTTGGTGCTTGAACTTATTGACAGGGGCGCAATGGAACCAGATGCCACTTTGTATCACAAACTCATCAAGAAATGTGCTGAACGTAAAAGACTCAAAGAAGGTAGAGTAGTTCACAAGCATTTCGTTCGTTCCAGGTTCAACCATTACGTTGTTCCTTACAACACGTTAATTAATATGTATTCCAAGTGTGACAGTATGCAAGAGGCTCAGCTGGTGTTCAATGAAATGCCTGAAAGGGATATGGTTTCTTGGGCTACTTTGATTACTGGATATTCCCAGAATGAGAGAGCTGTTCAGGCATTGGCTATGTTTCATGAGATGTTGAGGGCTGGGTTCATGCCTAATGAGTTTACTTTTGGGAGTGTTCTCAAGTCTGCTGGTGCTGCACCAACTGATAGTATGATTGGTAGGCAAATACATGGGGTTTGTTTGAAATGTGGATATGAGGAGAATGTGTATGCTGGGAGTgctcttgtggatatgtatgCCAGGTGTGGACAAATGGATGAGGCAATGTTTGTCTTTCAGGCAATGAGGAGCAAGAATGAGGTTTCTTGGAATGCTTTGATTGCGGGACATGCTAGAAAAGGGGAAGCAGAGAATGCCGTGAATCTTTTCTCAGGTATGAAGAGAGATGCTTTTTACCCAACCCATTATACTTTTTCAAGTATTTTCACTGCTTGTGCATGCACGGGAGCTTTGGAGCAGGGCAAGTGGGTGCATGGGCATATGATAAAATCAGGCTTAgaacttattgcttttgttgGCAATACTCTTCTCAATATGTATGCCAAGTCAGGCAGCATTAATGATGCCAAAAAAGTTTTCTACCGATTGGTAAAAAAGAACATAGTTTCGTGGAATTCAATGCTTACTGCCTGTGCTCAACATGGTCTTGGGATGGAAACTGTGGAGCTCTTTGAAGAAATGCTTATAGAGGGACTTGAACCTAATGAGGTGACCTTCCTGTGTGTGCTTACCGCTTGTAGCCATTCTGGACTTCTAGATAAAGGAATgcattattttgaattaatgaagaaaatgaaggTAGAATGCGACATTTCACATTATGTGACAATAGTTGATTTACTTGGTCGAGCAGGTCAACTAGATCGTGCTCAGAGTTTCATAAAGGATATGCCAATTGAACCCACTGCGGCCATCTGGAAAGCATTGCTTGGAGCTTGTAGAAAGCACAAAAATATGGAATTGGGTATCTTTGCTGCTGAGCGTGTATTTGAACTTGATCCATATGATTCAGGACCCCACATATTACTGTCCAATATCTATGCCACTGCTGGTAGGTTGAGTGATGCTGCAAAAGTGAGAAAGGCAATGAATGACAGTGGAGTAAAGAAAGAACCTGCATGCAGTTGGTTGGAACTTGAGAATGCTGTCCACGTGTTTGTGGCAAATGATGAATCTCACCCACATAGAGAGGAGATCCGGAAGATGTGGAAGAAGATGACTgaaaaaattaaggaaattggATATGTCCCTGACACAAGCCATGCCCTTTGGTTTATGGATCAGCAGGAGAGAGAAGAGAGGTTGCAAGAGCATAGTGAAAAGCTAGCTTTAGCATTTGGGCTTCTCAATACTCCAGCGGGATCCACTATCCGGATAAAGAAGAATATTAGAGTTTGTAGTGATTGCCATACAGCATTTAAATTTGTTTCAAAGGTGGTTGACAGAGAGATCATCTTGAGAGATACCAATAGGTTCCATCACTTTTGTAATGGTTCTTGTTCATGTGGAGACTACTGGTAG